The Senegalia massiliensis genome has a segment encoding these proteins:
- a CDS encoding DUF1294 domain-containing protein: MIEKINLNTLIIAYILILSIISFIFMGIDKKRALNNKWRIKESTLLLLSFIGGSIGTFIGMKVFNHKIRNKKFYLVVPILCIIIISMLIIILTN, encoded by the coding sequence ATGATTGAAAAAATTAATTTAAACACTTTAATTATTGCTTATATTTTAATATTATCTATAATTTCATTTATCTTTATGGGGATAGATAAAAAAAGAGCATTAAATAATAAGTGGAGAATAAAAGAAAGTACATTATTGTTATTATCATTTATAGGAGGCTCTATAGGCACCTTTATTGGTATGAAAGTTTTTAATCATAAAATAAGAAATAAAAAATTTTATTTAGTAGTTCCTATTTTATGTATAATAATTATATCAATGTTAATAATAATTTTGACAAATTAA
- a CDS encoding CAP domain-containing protein, producing MKKKIIIMILLSLLLTSLLISCTSEEKQQENNSEESSIFEKTDIENVKITSDNCDVKSGSGDNFETVGNLKKDQIVNVTKELDDWYLVQLDNNEVGAVKKSDAEPVVVDESENNNTDKQNENNKTDKQNEDNKTVKNEDSAKETNKTLSNSENEMVSLVNKEREKNNLPKLKVDTEVTKVARVKSQDMVDNNYFSHYSPNYGSPFEMMKSFGIKYVHAGENLAGNQSVESAHTALMNSSGHRKNILSPDFTHIGIGIKDSDKYGYVFTQMFISKPK from the coding sequence ATGAAAAAGAAAATTATTATAATGATTTTGTTGAGTCTTTTATTAACTTCTTTATTAATTTCTTGTACATCTGAAGAAAAACAACAAGAAAACAATTCAGAAGAATCTTCTATATTTGAAAAAACAGATATTGAGAACGTAAAGATAACTTCTGACAATTGTGATGTTAAATCTGGATCAGGAGATAATTTTGAAACTGTTGGAAATTTAAAGAAAGACCAAATAGTAAATGTAACTAAAGAATTAGATGATTGGTATCTTGTTCAATTGGATAATAATGAAGTAGGTGCAGTAAAGAAATCTGATGCAGAACCTGTTGTTGTAGATGAATCTGAGAATAATAATACAGATAAGCAAAACGAAAATAATAAAACAGATAAACAAAATGAAGATAATAAAACAGTTAAGAATGAGGATAGTGCAAAAGAAACAAATAAAACATTATCAAATAGTGAAAATGAAATGGTATCTCTTGTTAATAAAGAAAGAGAAAAAAATAATTTACCAAAATTAAAGGTGGATACTGAAGTAACAAAAGTTGCAAGAGTTAAATCTCAAGATATGGTTGATAATAATTATTTTAGTCATTATTCTCCAAATTACGGTAGTCCTTTTGAGATGATGAAGAGTTTTGGTATTAAATATGTTCATGCAGGTGAAAATTTAGCAGGTAATCAATCTGTAGAAAGTGCACATACAGCTTTAATGAATTCAAGTGGACATAGAAAGAACATATTAAGCCCTGACTTTACCCATATAGGAATTGGTATAAAAGATAGTGATAAATATGGATATGTTTTTACTCAAATGTTTATAAGTAAACCTAAATAA
- a CDS encoding helix-turn-helix transcriptional regulator translates to MANNTSVKLKILYIMDILLEKTDEENYITVNDIITELKRHNISAERKSVYSDIELLKFYGLDIICEKGRSNKYFIASRDFELAELKLLVDSVQSSKFITHKKSNELIKKLEKLTSSSQAKELDRHVIVRDRVKTSNERIFYNVDRLHRAIHENKQVSFKYFDYDLNKKIEFRRNGNRYTLSPYALTWSNEHYYLISYYERYNDISNFRVDRMMDINILEKDRYLIEGYEEFNVAEYSRKIFNMYIGELETVQLEFHNSLINVVIDKFGQDIIIRKQSDDSFKIKVEVEISNTFLGWLFMFGNKVKIISPQKLKDNMKKTVKEVINLY, encoded by the coding sequence ATGGCTAATAATACAAGTGTAAAATTAAAAATATTATACATAATGGATATATTGCTTGAAAAAACTGATGAAGAAAATTATATTACTGTAAATGATATAATAACTGAACTAAAAAGGCATAATATATCTGCTGAAAGAAAATCAGTATATTCTGATATAGAATTACTTAAATTTTATGGACTTGATATAATTTGTGAAAAGGGAAGATCTAATAAATATTTTATTGCAAGTAGAGATTTTGAATTAGCAGAGCTAAAACTTCTTGTTGATTCAGTTCAATCTTCAAAGTTTATAACCCATAAAAAAAGCAATGAATTAATAAAAAAACTTGAAAAATTAACTAGTTCTAGTCAAGCTAAGGAACTAGATAGACATGTAATTGTAAGAGATAGAGTTAAAACTAGTAATGAAAGAATTTTTTATAATGTAGATAGATTGCATAGAGCTATTCATGAAAATAAACAGGTTTCTTTCAAATATTTTGACTATGACTTAAATAAGAAAATTGAATTTAGAAGAAATGGTAACAGATATACTTTAAGTCCTTATGCTCTTACTTGGTCCAATGAACATTATTATTTAATTTCTTATTATGAAAGATATAATGATATAAGTAATTTCAGAGTAGATAGAATGATGGATATAAATATATTAGAAAAAGACAGATATCTTATAGAAGGTTATGAAGAATTTAATGTAGCTGAATATTCTAGAAAAATATTTAATATGTATATTGGTGAACTTGAAACGGTTCAATTAGAATTTCACAATTCTCTTATAAATGTAGTCATTGATAAATTTGGACAAGATATTATTATTAGAAAACAGAGTGATGATAGTTTTAAAATAAAGGTAGAGGTAGAAATTAGCAATACATTTTTAGGTTGGTTATTTATGTTTGGAAATAAGGTAAAGATAATATCGCCTCAAAAATTAAAAGATAATATGAAAAAAACTGTAAAAGAAGTAATTAATTTATATTAA
- a CDS encoding DUF4352 domain-containing protein: MLNVKIFKKYLFIGILLVTMGLLGACGEDTNSEDNSSKESSTENNETNENQEDSNDENESKKSEDKVYKVGDTVKVGNVELTVNSASFSEPAEYSESKNGKVLTLDVTAKNTGDDQVFIDNTEFAIYDNNGNKQDDYYGYDDMAISEQINSGKQVQGKVYFDVVNQDSYEMIYTPSFSWDSKEYIFEIIPK, from the coding sequence ATGTTAAATGTTAAAATTTTTAAAAAATATTTATTTATTGGAATTTTATTAGTTACAATGGGACTTTTAGGAGCATGTGGAGAAGATACAAATTCTGAAGATAATTCAAGTAAAGAATCATCAACAGAAAACAATGAAACTAATGAAAATCAAGAAGACAGTAATGATGAAAATGAATCTAAAAAAAGTGAAGATAAGGTATATAAAGTAGGAGATACAGTAAAAGTAGGAAATGTAGAATTAACTGTAAACTCCGCTTCTTTTTCAGAACCTGCCGAGTATAGTGAATCCAAAAATGGTAAAGTACTTACACTAGATGTTACAGCAAAGAATACAGGAGATGACCAAGTATTTATTGATAATACTGAATTTGCTATATACGATAATAATGGTAATAAACAAGATGATTATTATGGATATGATGATATGGCTATAAGCGAACAAATAAATAGCGGGAAACAAGTTCAAGGTAAAGTTTACTTTGATGTAGTGAATCAAGATTCTTATGAAATGATTTATACTCCATCATTTTCTTGGGATAGTAAAGAATATATTTTTGAGATAATACCAAAATAA